The following proteins are encoded in a genomic region of Nicotiana sylvestris chromosome 4, ASM39365v2, whole genome shotgun sequence:
- the LOC104240419 gene encoding peroxidase 12-like: protein MVSTTSSFLLLVVVVSSSLMFFVTEAQIPAPVKGLSWRFYESSCPQLESIIRKRLEKQIKDDVGQAAGLLRLHFHDCFVQGCDGSVLLDGSAGGPSEQTAIPNLTLRKRSFKIIDDLRKRVHNACGKVVSCSDITAIAARDSVVLTGGPNYNVPLGRKDGRTFATEQATLDNLVAPFANTTVVLSRLATKGLDATDAVALSGAHTIGISHCTSFTDRLFPNQDPTMDKTFANNLKRSCPTADSNNTVNMDIRSPNVFDNKYYVDLMNRQGLFTSDQDLFTDRRTRGIVESFAKNQSLFFDKFVIGMIKMGQLNVLTGGDGEIRTKCDRRNKNKKLDIATVVEELEETFSALF from the exons ATGGTGTCCACTACTTCAAGTTTTCtacttcttgttgttgttgtttcttctTCCTTGATGTTCTTTGTAACAGAAGCTCAGATACCTGCTCCAGTAAAAGGTCTTTCATGGAGATTTTATGAATCTAGTTGCCCACAGCTTGAATCCATTATTAGGAAGAGGCTTGAAAAGCAGATCAAGGATGATGTTGGCCAAGCTGCTGGTTTACTTCGCCTTCATTTCCATGATTGTTTTGTTCAG GGATGTGATGGTTCAGTGTTGCTAGATGGATCAGCAGGAGGGCCAAGTGAACAGACTGCAATTCCTAATTTGACCCTAAGAAAGAGATCGTTCAAGATCATTGATGATCTTAGGAAAAGGGTTCACAATGCATGTGGGAAAGTTGTGTCTTGCTCCGATATTACAGCTATTGCTGCTAGGGACTCTGTTGTCTTG ACTGGTGGGCCCAACTACAATGTGCCCTTAGGAAGAAAAGACGGACGGACCTTTGCAACAGAACAAGCAACCTTAGACAACCTTGTTGCACCATTTGCCAACACCACAGTCGTCCTCAGTCGCCTAGCAACCAAGGGTTTAGACGCCACCGACGCCGTCGCTTTGTCCGGGGCCCACACCATCGGAATCAGCCACTGCACTTCCTTCACCGACCGTCTCTTCCCTAACCAAGACCCAACCATGGACAAAACATTCGCCAACAACCTTAAACGCAGCTGCCCCACAGCTGATTCTAACAACACTGTCAACATGGACATTCGAAGCCCTAATGTTTTCGACAACAAGTACTACGTTGATCTCATGAATAGGCAAGGGCTTTTTACATCTGATCAAGATTTGTTCACTGATAGAAGGACTAGGGGAATTGTGGAGAGCTTTGCTAAGAACCAGTCGCTGTTTTTTGACAAGTTTGTGATTGGTATGATCAAGATGGGACAATTGAACGTGTTGACTGGTGGAGATGGTGAGATTAGGACAAAGTGTGATAGGAGGAACAAGAATAAGAAGCTTGACATTGCTACTGTTGTTGAAGAGTTGGAGGAAACTTTCTCTGCTTTGTTTTAA
- the LOC104228518 gene encoding uncharacterized protein: protein MAGGNAELREKVAALEALVGTIDGDQFLTILTRLAYLEAEMNRLSEECTDLKTENGLLRRAVGNEEAQRGADRTKVRIPEPKEFNGTRSAKKLENFLWDMEQYFHAAKVQDEDKVPITTMYLVDDAKLWWRTRVADDVSAGRPKIDSWEGLKKELKDQFFPSNAGWIARDRLKKLKQTGTVRDYVKDFSSLMLDISNMSEEDKLHNFLYGLQSWAQMELRRQNVKDLPSAIATADALGDFRLGQDGSDFSTTLKSKNGNKDKGKEWRKNGNEKGNAIEGNGNEKGKQCAGPSTNKGQNSKFDGCFICKGPHMARDCPRIEKLSALFEEEKSEDEQNEEDHVQATAYLGPMVVLKNAEATSSRTTNSSGGGGLLTP from the coding sequence ATGGCTGGTGGCAACGCAGAACTAAGGGAAAAGGTTGCTGCATTAGAGGCACTTGTCGGAACTATTGATGGGGATCAATTTCTGACTATCTTAACTCGTCTCGCCTATCTTGAGGCCGAGATGAACAGACTGAGCGAGGAGTGCACAGATCTGAAAACGGAAAATGGGTTGCTGCGTCGTGCTGTTGGCAATGAAGAAGCACAGCGTGGGGCAGATCGTACCAAGGTCAGAATTCCGGAGCCTAAAGAGTTCAATGGCACAAGGAGTGCCAAGAAACTTGAAAACTTCCTGTGGGATATGGAACAGTACTTCCATGCTGCCAAAGTGCAAGATGAAGACAAAGTCCCCATTACGACTATGTACTTGGTGGATGATGCGAAGCTATGGTGGCGTACGCGCGTGGCAGATGATGTAAGTGCTGGTAGGCCGAAGATTGACTCTTGGGAAGGGCTGAAGAAAGAATTGAAGGATCAATTCTTTCCTAGCAATGCGGGCTGGATTGCTAGAGATCGTTTGAAGAAGTTGAAACAAACTGGAACGGTCAGGGATTACGTCAAGGATTTTAGTTCTTTGATGCTGGATATTAGCAACATGTCTGAGGAGGACAAGTTGCATAATTTCCTTTACGGGTTGCAGTCGTGGGCGCAAATGGAACTCCGAAGGCAAAATGTGAAAGATCTTCCTAGTGCCATTGCTACTGCGGATGCGTTGGGTGATTTCCGGTTGGGACAAGATGGTTCTGATTTCTCTACTACTTTAAAGTCCAAAAACGGGAACAAGGACAAGGGAAAAGAGTGGAGGAAAAACGGAAATGAAAAGGGAAATGCTATTGAGGGCAATGGCAATGAGAAGGGAAAGCAATGTGCTGGACCTTCAACAAATAAGGGACAAAACAGCAAATTTGATGGCTGTTTTATTTGCAAAGGACCACACATGGCGAGGGATTGTCCGAGAATTGAAAAGCTTTCAGCGttgtttgaagaagaaaagagtgaAGATGAACAAAACGAAGAAGATCATGTTCAAGCAACAGCATATTTGGGACCTATGGTGGTGCTGAAAAATGCGGAAGCTACTTCGTCGAGGACGACGAATTCTTCTGGTGGGGGTGGTTTGTTAACCCCCTGA